A stretch of the Salminus brasiliensis chromosome 23, fSalBra1.hap2, whole genome shotgun sequence genome encodes the following:
- the tecrl2b gene encoding trans-2,3-enoyl-CoA reductase-like 2b → MELKSLFTVAHFIKARCGDGLKAAEPTNIKNYVFFEVEILDPHSKAQLCYLDKVEPNATIREIKNLLHKLYPKWYPSRQALKLHPEGKALKDEDVLEDLPVGTTATMFLQDLGPQLSWTMVFLAESVGPLFIYLLFYYRLPYIYSPEHAYTRSPHAVVRLACFCHSLHYIKRLVETIFVHRFSHGTLPVQTIMLNCLYYWGFAAWQAYYINHPLYTTPMYGRLQAYSALAAFMICECGNFTIHLTLNRISCNGSRPTQIPYPTKNPFTWLFFFVSCPNYTYEVFSWLSFSVMTQCVPVAVFTLIGFVQMTIWAREKHKTYTKEFQDYPELRSAIIPLFI, encoded by the exons ATGGAGTTGAAGAGTTTGTTCACCGTTGCTCACTTCATAAAGGCGAGGTGTGGGGACGGCCTGAAAGCCGCAGAGCCTACAAACATCAAGAATTATGTTTTTTTCGAGGTGGAGATTCTGGACCCTCACAGCAAGGCTCAGCTCTGCTACCTGGACAAG GTGGAGCCCAACGCCACCATCAGAGAAATCAAGAATCTGCTACATAAGCTAT ATCCTAAGTGGTATCCATCACGGCAGGCCCTAAAGCTCCACCCAG AGGGGAAGGCTCTGAAGGATGAGGACGTTCTGGAGGATCTGCCGGTCGGCACTACCGCCACCATGTTTCTGCAGGACCTCGGACCTCAGCTAAGCTGGACTATG GTGTTTCTGGCTGAAAGCGTCGGGCCTCTTTTCATCTATCTGCTCTTCTATTACCGGCTGCCGTACATCTACAGCCCTGAACACGCCTACACCAGAAGCCCACACGCCGTCGTCAG GCTGGCCTGTTTCTGCCATTCTCTGCATTACATCAAGCGTCTGGTGGAGACCATATTCGTCCATCGCTTCTCTCATGGAACTCTGCCTGTACAAACCATCATGCTG AACTGCCTGTATTACTGGGGTTTTGCAGCATGGCAAGCCTACTACATCAACCACCCCCTCTATACAACACCCA tgtATGGAAGACTTCAGGCCTATTCTGCACTGGCTGCGTTTATG ATCTGTGAGTGTGGGAACTTCACCATTCATCTGACTCTCAATCGGATCAGCTGCAACG GGTCGAGGCCCACGCAGATCCCGTACCCGACTAAAAACCCCTTCACCTGGCTCTTCTTCTTCGTCTCCTGTCCCAACTACACCTACGAG GTGTTCTCCTGGCTCAGCTTCTCCGTGATGACCCAGTGTGTTCCAG TCGCCGTGTTCACGCTTATAGGTTTCGTACAGATGACCATCTGGGCCCGAGAAAAGCACAAAACCTACACTAAGGAGTTTCAGGACTACCCCGAACTCAGAAGTGCCATCATTCCCCTCTTCATCTAG